Proteins encoded within one genomic window of Ascaphus truei isolate aAscTru1 chromosome 8, aAscTru1.hap1, whole genome shotgun sequence:
- the LOC142501960 gene encoding uncharacterized protein LOC142501960 isoform X5 — protein sequence MQELERKERDWKAERELYTSCIQGERSRLLRVWTEVVTFHRHFLELKTATDRDLSVVRADWARCSRLLQTTCSPLISWRQRRPDTMTSRAPEPPNYLLVTWEPGPAGGTKKEGGTRSEQETEIVGSALETSRQELESMRSLIETLEQQVETMRSQQETSQQELRSMRSQLEMSEQEIETVRAHLEVAEQEVRSMSSHLKGSMLEAESIKSQLAMSEKEAESMRLQLVMSQEETESMKSHLEIYEKEIASIRSDLGISEKELEYARSQFVMSQEETESMRSHLETYEEDVESMRSQLVMSEKEAESMRSQLVMSEKEVESMKSRLETCKKEAESLRSQHVMSEKEAESKRSQLVMSEKEVASLRSRLEMYEKEAESWLHEKERELRVSQNVQQSLDTLENERSALLQDLVLSREELLLSRLDGDLSREESRGLQCALHKAEKTNADLAVTQSRHKAEVEDLRDAAAKMGDLNRALSLDKVELNRLLLQMEKESERETASVREQLQRCEKERSEQSAEIARTTLCVQEDRKTRDHLETELRDIRGERDRLQEELRQERERLEEEQGRRSQDVGPLTRELSTLHVQLSVTERERQELREQLRDTRSRKQSLESALFTVQERASQLEITSSQREVEVKTVTQSKETIQDEVSLLHAERERSEERLLALSQRLSDMEREYQTERAQREALEEKELENLQDILEKERQLHQTSEGQAQRALEVQRSLQEKVKREREMSEQLQSNLEGVTVSLRELEREVSDLQASLRKNQNEKETALDTVECQILMVKERDHEINVLKEAIRECLEEKETALNALENQALALQERDRQITELRKTVEECNEEKETALTAQACLSITVQEREREIRAVKESMRQSQQEKETAVTALEHHIQTAKETNLQLAALRECIRECGEKKETAQKNLARCVLTVKEREGEIDALKERVQECQQEKETAMEGLSLSAREAEMELLALQKCVRECQVERKTAMGALEQTVKERDSEIVRLRESIRERQDERERTLEELQHQTLTFKERDSLIEALRESLTQCQLEKESALESLEGQILALKERDREFGILTETAQKRETALRSLDSLRMTLEERDREVLSLKEKLQVCWEERQTALKTAEHLTLTHRESDREIMSLKEGLRECREEKETSLSLLDSQILNVKERDIEIGVLKETVWALQKEKETALDAVECQNKALKERDATLAALQESVRECQREKVSALEQKALTEDERERDTRALQETIERCQREREVAKTTLDRWESQRETAERQREIKEKALRERVAELSQTLREKEREAEDVKRQSEREDRALKESVKELSQALIERVQEAEDDKRESERENRALRMRVTDLSQALKERETVEEDAKALKERLKELSQALIEKEGEAEKRRQSEKENKVLKTSITELSQALTEKGIQEEKRMGEVKAQKTEISELGQALIEKERETEEEKRQSEKEKETLRQRLTELSQALIQKGIQEEEREGVVKALKGRLEMIGQALTEKEREAEEEERGRKALKKRIIELSEALIGDLSEGQGEGNALIERVEVLGKALREKEKQSEEEERERKALRRRVTELSQALVEREREKEETEGEMNALKREIGELGQALVEKEREIEAEERQSEEEKSALRQRVTELSQALKEKEADEGVKGKENESLRRRVTELSQALTEKEREVEQEGGEREALRRKVVELSEVLTSSEMAEIQKEGERKALKDKVGELSKAIRDQERETEKQKRQSEREIQALTERVTELSQAITEKENETEERTQSERENKALRQRITESSQALGKMERGMMEKEGEMKALREKIGELGQALIVSEEEKGAVRHRTIQLSQALKEREADEELRGRENEALKRRVTELSQALREEEREKEETEGEMNALKREIGELGQALVEKEREIEAEERQSEEEKSALRQRVTELSQALKEKEADEVKGRENESLRRRVTELSQALTEKEREVEQEGGEREALRRKVVELSEVLTNSEMAEIQKEGERKALKDKVGELSKAIRDQERETEEQKRQSERQIQVLKDRVTELSQAITEENERGRETQALNMRVAELSQALKGKEAKVEKKEGEVKTLKRERAELGQALIEKEKETEEAKRHSERENKALRQRVTELQQSRIEERRETEGETKALKMEIRELGQALIEKERRIKEGEGQSEKEREILRLTVSGHSQALKKRESDEGGRENDALKRKVTELSQALTERETGERRQQEEGENKALRQRITELSQALVERERAMMEKEGEIKALRQKIGELGQALMEVKEEGEAQRRRIAGFSHAVTGRNLEVGIRAPSERAQQVEALLGDTEGKLERGERETGEEDGGDHEEREMGLHQEGKGRNGGLVREGEVEYGENVRQDQEEAHREREAGLEQLHEKVEALHREKAEAEWREGALRRRLEQAEAVLRSTEAEEISWRERAQDLEAELRRGGERTDAGSQGAQAGAGGSLQDRLETLRGVVARLENEKTALQDRNLQLSQTLQRVENGRRNLRRELRSLTVMSPRYSDAIRPREDAGDSSASQQSLVDLQRQVSLLRSQLYTERGHRSQYIQRCSRTTDDLLGLRHNLSRSLAAVTSDPRPQVLQREAARLDDTMSRSLGLPSP from the exons ATGCAGGAACTGGAGCGCAAGGAGAGGGACTGGAAGGCAGAgcgagag CTCTATACTAGCTGTATACAGGGTGAGCGCTCTCGTCTCCTGCGAGTCTGGACAGAGGTCGTGACCTTTCACCGTCACTTCCTGGAGCTGAAAACCGCCACGGACAG GGACTTGTCTGTGGTGCGTGCAGATTGGGCGCGATGCTCCCGCCTCCTCCAGACAACCTGCTCCCCGCTCATCTCATGGAGACAACGGCGCCCAGACACTATGACATCACGAGCCCCCGAGCCACCCAATTATCTGTTGGTGACGTGGGAGCCGGGTCCAGCGGGGGGGACTAAGAAGGAAGGAGGGACTCGGAGCGAGCAGGAAACAGAGATTGTGGGGTCAGCTCTTGAGACATCTAGGCAGGAATTGGAGTCGATGAGGTCACTTATTGAGACACTGGAACAGCAGGTGGAAACGATGAGGTCACAACAAGAGACATCGCAACAGGAATTAAGGTCGATGAGGTCACAACTAGAGATGTCTGAACAGGAAATAGAAACGGTTAGAGCACATCTGGAAGTAGCAGAACAGGAAGTACGTTCTATGAGTTCACACCTAAAAGGCTCTATGCTGGAGGCGGAGTCTATCAAGTCACAGCTTGCAATGTCAGAGAAGGAGGCCGAGTCCATGAGGTTACAGCTTGTGATGTCACAGGAGGAGACGGAGTCCATGAAGTCACATCTGGAGATATATGAGAAGGAAATAGCATCTATAAGGTCAGATCTTGGGATATCAGAAAAGGAATTGGAGTATGCGAGGTCACAGTTTGTGATGTCACAGGAGGAAACAGAGTCTATGAGGTCACATCTGGAGACTTATGAGGAGGATGTGGAGTCCATGAGGTCACAGCTTGTGATGTCAGAGAAGGAGGCCGAGTCCATGAGGTCACAGCTTGTGATGTCAGAAAAAGAAGTAGAGTCTATGAAGTCACGCCTGGAGACATGTAAGAAAGAGGCAGAGTCCTTGCGGTCACAGCATGTGATGTCAGAGAAGGAGGCGGAGTCAAAGAGGTCACAGCTTGTGATGTCAGAAAAGGAGGTAGCATCTCTGAGGTCACGTCTGGAGATGTATGAGAAGGAGGCAGAGTCTTGGTTGCATGAGAAGGAGCGAGAGCTTCGAGTCAGTCAGAATGT CCAGCAGTCTCTGGACACACTCGAGAATGAGCGCTCTGCTCTTCTGCAGGATCTGGTGCTGTCTCGGGAAGAGCTGCTGCTCTCTCGCCTGGATGGTGATCTGTCTCGGGAGGAGAGCCGTGGTCTGCAGTGTGCTCTGCACAAG GCAGAGAAGACGAATGCTGACCTGGCTGTGACACAGAGCAGACATAAGGCAGAAGTAGAAGATCTTCGAGATGCGGCAGCCAAGATGGGAGACTTGAACCGGGCGCTGTCTTTGGATAAAGTGGAACTGAATCGTCTGTTGTTGCAG ATGGAGAAGGAGTCGGAGCGAGAGACTGCCTCAGTCCGAGAGCAGCTTCAGCGGTGTGAGAAAGAGCGTTCAGAGCAGAGTGCGGAGATTGCCAGAACAACGCTCTGTGTGCAGGAGGACAGGAAGACTAGAGACCACCTGGAAACCGAGCTGAGAGATatccggggagagagagacaggctgcaGGAGGAGTTGAGACAG gagaGGGAGCGCCTGGAGGAGGAGCAGGGAAGGCGGTCTCAGGATGTGGGGCCCCTCACCAGAGAGCTGTCTACTCTGCATGTGCAGCTCAGCGTGACCGAGAGAGAGCGCCAGGAACTGAGGGAGCAGCTGAGAGACACCCG GTCAAGGAAGCAGTCTCTTGAGAGTGCTCTATTTACAGTCCAAGAGAGAGCGTCACAGCTGGAGATCACCTCCAGTCAGCGAGAGGTGGAAGTTAAGACAGTCACACAGTCCAAAGAGACCATCCAAG aTGAGGTTTCCCTTCTgcatgctgagagagagagatcggagGAGAGACTGCTCGCTCTGTCCCAGAGACTGTCTGATATGGAGCGAGAGTaccagacagagagagcgcaacGAGAAGCACTGGAAGAAAAG GAATTAGAGAATCTGCAAGACATTCTGGAGAAGGAGCGACAGCTGCATCAGACCTCCGAGGGCCAAGCACAGAGAGCGCTTGAAGTTCAGCGGTCTCTTCAGGAGAAAgtcaagagagagcgagagatgtCTGAGCAGCTTCAGAGCAACCTAGAGGGAGTGACTGTCTCTTTGAGAGAGCTCGAGAGAGAGGTGTCAGATCTCCAAGCCAGCCTGCGAAAGAACCAGAATGAGAAAGAGACTGCTCTGGACACTGTAGAGTGTCAGATTCTAATGGTGAAAGAGCGAGACCATGAAATTAACGTTTTAAAAGAGGCCATAAGAGAGTGCCTTGAAGAAAAGGAGACGGCTCTTAATGCTTTGGAGAACCAAGCTCTGGCTTTACAAGAGCGAGACAGGCAAATTACAGAGCTGAGAAAGACTGTTGAAGAGTGCAACGAAGAAAAAGAGACTGCTTTAACTGCGCAAGCGTGTCTGAGCATTACTGTGCAAGAAAGAGAGCGTGAAATCAGGGCTGTGAAAGAGAGTATGAGGCAGAGCCAGCAAGAAAAAGAGACCGCTGTCACTGCCTTAGAGCATCACATCCAGACTGCTAAAGAGACAAATTTGCAGCTTGCAGCCCTTAGAGAGTGTATCAGAGAGTGCGGAGAAAAGAAGGAGACGGCTCAGAAAAACTTAGCGCGCTGCGTTCTGACtgtaaaagagagagagggtgaaattGATGCTTTGaaagagagagttcaagagtgTCAACAAGAAAAAGAGACAGCTATGGAAGGCCTTTCTCTTTCAgctagagaggcagagatggaactTTTAGCTCTAcaaaagtgtgtgagagagtgccagGTTGAACGAAAGACTGCAATGGGTGCTCTGGAACAAACTGTAAAAGAAAGAGACAGTGAAATTGTGAGATTGAGAGAGAGTATACGAGAGCGACAGgatgagagagagcgcacactgGAGGAGTTACAGCATCAAACTCTGACTTTCAAAGAAAGAGACAGTCTGATTGAGGCTTTAAGAGAGAGCTTGACACAGTGTCAGCTAGAGAAAGAGAGCGCTCTTGAATCTTTAGAGGGCCAGATTCTGGCATTaaaggaaagagacagagagtttGGCATTTTGACAGAGACTGCACAAAAAAGAGAGACTGCTCTGCGCTCTTTAGACAGCCTGCGGATGACCCTAGAAGAAAGAGACCGTGAAGTACTGTCTCTAAAAGAGAAGTTACAAGTGTGTtgggaagagagacagactgCCCTGAAAACTGCAGAGCATCTGACtttaacacacagagagagcgatcGGGAAATTATGTCTTTGAAGGAGGGACTTCGAGAGTGCCGGGAGGAAAAAGAGACATCCCTGAGTTTATTAGATTCCCAGATTCTGAATGTGAAAGAGAGAGATATTGAGATTGGAGTGCTGAAAGAGACCGTTTGGGCcttgcagaaagagaaagagaccgCTCTTGATGCCGTGGAGTGTCAGAACAAGGCTTTAAAAGAGAGAGATGCAACTCTTGCAGCCTTACAGGAGAGTGTCCGAGAGTGCCAGAGGGAAAAAGTGAGTGCATTGGAGCAGAAGGCTTTGACTGAagacgagagagagcgagacaccaGAGCCTTGCAAGAGACCATAGAAAGATGCCAAAGGGAAAGAGAGGTCGCAAAGACCACTTTAGACCGCTGGGAGTctcagagagagacagctgagagacagagagagataaaaGAGAAAGCTTTGAGGGAGAGGGTTGCAGAACTTTCCCAGactctgagagagaaagagagagaggccgAGGACGTGAAGAGGCAGtctgagagagaggacagagctcTGAAAGAGAGTGTAAAAGAACTTTCCCAGGCTCTAATAGAGAGAGTGCAAGAGGCAGAGGATGACAAgagagaatctgagagagagaatagagcTCTGAGGATGAGAGTAACAGATCTCTCTCAGGctctaaaagagagagagacagttgaGGAGGATGCTAAAGCTCTGAAAGAGAGGTTAAAAGAACTTTCTCAGGCTCtgatagagaaggagggggaggcagAAAAGAGAAGGCAGTCTGAGAAAGAGAACAAAGTTCTGAAAACGAGCATAACAGAACTTTCCCAGGCTCTGACAGAGAAGGGAATTCAAGAAgagaagagaatgggggaggtGAAAGCGCAGAAGACAGAGATATCAGAGCTTGGGCAAGCTCTgatagagaaggagagagagacggaggaagAGAAGAGACAGAGTGAGAAAGAGAAGGAAACTCTGAGACAGAGGTTGACAGAACTTTCCCAGGCTCTGATACAGAAGGGGATtcaagaagaagagagagagggggtggtgaaAGCTCTGAAAGGGAGGCTAGAAATGATTGGCCAGGCtctgacagagaaagagagggaggcagaagaagaggagagagggaggaaagctctAAAGAAAAGGATAATAGAACTTTCCGAGGCTCTGATTGGGGATCTGTctgaggggcagggagagggcaACGCCCTAATAGAGAGAGTGGAGGTACTTGGAAAAGCtttgagagagaaggagaaacagagtgaggaagaggagagagagaggaaagctcTGAGGAGGAGAGTAACAGAGCTTTCTCAGGctctggtagagagggagagagaaaaagaggagacagaaggggagaTGAATGCTCTGAAAAGAGAGATTGGAGAACTCGGACaagctctggtagagaaggagcgAGAGATCGAGGCggaggagagacagagtgaggaagagaagTCAGCTCTTAGACAGAGGGTAACAGAGCTTTCTCAGGCTCTGAAAGAGAAAGAAGCAGATGAAGGAGTGAAAGGGAAAGAAAATGAATCTCTAAGGAGGAGGGTAACAGAACTTTCCCAGGCTctgacagagaaggagagagaggtggagcaagaggggggagagagagaagctcTGAGGAGGAAAGTAGTAGAACTTTCTGAGGTTCTCACCAGCAGTGAGATGGCTGAGatacagaaagagggagagaggaaagctCTGAAGGACAAGGTTGGCGAACTCTCCAAGGCCATAAGAGaccaggagagagagactgagaagcAGAAGAggcagtctgagagagagatccAAGCTCTGACAGAGAGGGTAACAGAACTTTCCCAGGCAATAACAGAGAAGGAGAACGAGACAGAGGAGAGGAcacagtctgagagagagaacaaAGCTCTGAGGCAGAGGATTACAGAATCGTCACAGgctctggggaaaatggagagaggcatgatggagaaagagggagagatgaaagccctgagaGAGAAGATTGGAGAACTTGGACAAGCTCTGATAGTTAGTGAAGAAGAGAAGGGAGCTGTGAGACACAGAACAATACAACTTTCCCAGGCTCtgaaagagagagaagcagatgAAGAATTGAGAGGACGAGAAAATGAAGCTCTAAAGAGGAGGGTAACAGAGCTTTCTCAGGCtctgagagaggaggagagagaaaaagaggagacagaaggggagaTGAATGCTCTGAAAAGAGAGATTGGAGAACTCGGACaagctctggtagagaaggagcgAGAGATCGAGGCggaggagagacagagtgaggaagagaagTCAGCTCTTAGACAGAGGGTAACAGAGCTTTCTCAGGCTCTGAAAGAGAAAGAAGCAGATGAagtgaaagggagagaaaatgaatctCTAAGGAGGAGGGTAACAGAACTTTCCCAGGCTctgacagagaaggagagagaggtggagcaagaggggggagagagagaagctcTGAGGAGGAAAGTAGTAGAACTTTCTGAGGTTCTCACCAACAGTGAGATGGCTGAGatacagaaagagggagagaggaaagctCTGAAGGACAAGGTTGGAGAACTCTCCAAGGCCATAAGAGaccaggagagagagactgaggagcAGAAGAGGCAGTCTGAGAGGCAGATCCAAGTTCTGAAAGATAGGGTAACAGAACTTTCCCAGGCAATAACAGAGGAaaacgagagagggagagaaactcAGGCTCTAAATATGAGGGTGGCAGAACTTTCACAGGCTCTAAAAGGGAAGGAGGCCAAAGTggagaagaaagagggagaggtgaAAACTctgaagagagagagggcagaactCGGACAAGCTCTGatagagaaggagaaagagactgAAGAAGCAAAGAGGCATAGTGAGAGAGAAAATAAAGCTCTGAGACAGAGGGTAACAGAACTTCAGCAGTCTCGgatagaggagaggagggagacagaAGGGGAGACAAAAGCTCTGAAGATGGAGATTAGGGAACTTGGACAAGCTCTGATAGAGAAGGAGCGAAGgataaaggagggggagggacagagtgagaaagagagggagatttTGAGACTGACGGTATCAGGCCACTCTCAGGCTCTGAAAAAGAGAGAATCagacgagggagggagagaaaatgatGCTCTAAAAAGAAAGGTTACAGAACTTTCTCAGgctctgactgagagagagacaggggagagaagacagcaagaggagggagagaacAAAGCTCTGAGGCAGAGGATTACAGAACTTTCACAGGCtctggtggaaagggagagagcgatgatggagaaagagggagagattaAAGCCCTGAGACAGAAGATTGGAGAACTTGGGCAAGCTCTGATGGAGGTGAAAGAAGAGGGAGAAGCTCAGAGGAGGAGAATAGCAGGATTTTCCCATGCTGTGACGGGACGAAATCTGGAGGTTGGGATTAGAGCCCCGAGTGAGAGAGCACAGCAGGTGGAGGCTCTGCTCGGAGATACAGAGGGCAAGCTGGaaaggggggagcgagagacggGAGAGGAGGATGGAGGGGACCATGAGGAAAGAGAGATGGGTCTTCATCAGGAGGGGAAAGGCAGGAACGGAGGATTGGTCAGGGAGGGTGAAGTCGAATATGGGGAGAATGTGAGGCAAGATCAGGAGGAGGCACACCGAGAAAGGGAGGCAGGACTGGAACAGTTGCATGAAAAGGTGGAGGCTCTACATCGTGAGAAGGCGGAGGCCGAGTGGAGGGAAGGGGCCCTAAGACGGAGGCTGGAACAAGCAGAGGCCGTGCTGAGGAGCACAGAGGCCGAAGAGATTTCCTGGAGGGAAAGAGCCCAAGACCTTGAGGCCGAGCtgaggagaggaggg